One genomic window of Aquisalimonas sp. 2447 includes the following:
- a CDS encoding LysR family transcriptional regulator: protein MKPSAADLKNLAVFRAVAEHHGYPGAQTALNMSQSAISFHIKALEERVGFQICRRGRQGFELTDRGRVVYDRAKALLAQVEDFDSEMGELRRTATGTLRLGLVDNMISDRHLRMDEVVREFLRKNHRARLDIRVNSPDELALDIANGELQLGILPEMSQMEGLQYRRIYTELHSLYCADRHPLFQVPDTELTIDEIARHTFVVRPYANLRELQQFPDARVGAHASNMEAQALFILTGYFIGTMPDHFAKQWVKERRMRALLAETVGIQSPFCVVTRSERRPSLIARNFIQELVANSWAQLHDDHDSKA from the coding sequence ATGAAGCCGTCAGCCGCGGATCTGAAGAATCTGGCGGTATTCAGAGCGGTCGCCGAGCACCATGGCTACCCCGGTGCCCAGACCGCTCTGAATATGAGTCAGTCGGCGATCAGCTTTCACATCAAAGCGCTTGAGGAAAGGGTCGGATTCCAGATCTGCCGCCGAGGCCGTCAGGGTTTCGAGCTCACCGACCGGGGCCGGGTGGTTTACGACCGAGCCAAGGCCCTGCTGGCACAGGTGGAAGATTTCGACAGCGAAATGGGCGAGTTGCGCAGAACGGCCACAGGTACTTTGAGGCTCGGACTGGTGGACAACATGATATCCGACCGTCACCTGCGCATGGACGAAGTGGTAAGAGAGTTCCTGCGCAAAAATCACCGTGCTCGTCTGGACATCCGCGTCAATAGTCCAGACGAGTTGGCGTTGGACATCGCCAACGGCGAGTTGCAACTGGGCATTCTTCCAGAAATGAGCCAGATGGAAGGCCTACAGTACAGACGCATTTACACCGAGCTTCACAGCCTTTACTGCGCCGACCGACATCCACTCTTCCAAGTGCCGGATACTGAGCTAACAATCGATGAGATCGCTCGACACACCTTCGTAGTCCGCCCCTATGCAAACCTGCGCGAGCTCCAGCAGTTCCCGGACGCCCGGGTCGGCGCTCATGCCTCGAACATGGAAGCGCAGGCCCTATTTATCCTCACTGGATATTTTATTGGCACCATGCCGGATCACTTCGCGAAGCAATGGGTGAAGGAGAGGCGGATGCGTGCGCTCTTGGCCGAGACGGTGGGCATCCAGTCTCCGTTCTGTGTGGTCACTCGAAGTGAGCGGCGACCGTCACTGATCGCCCGAAACTTTATCCAGGAGTTGGTAGCCAATTCCTGGGCCCAGCTCCATGACGATCATGATTCGAAGGCGTAA
- a CDS encoding type II toxin-antitoxin system RelE/ParE family toxin, whose product MIKSFRHKGLKRFYESGSTAGIQPQHAKRLRMLLAALETAAMIEDMNVPGFRLHRLRGRHKNRWSVWVNGSWRLTFEFRDGNAYVLDYEDYH is encoded by the coding sequence ATGATCAAATCGTTCCGTCACAAGGGATTGAAGCGGTTCTATGAGTCCGGCAGCACGGCAGGAATCCAGCCGCAGCATGCGAAACGCTTGCGCATGCTGCTGGCTGCGCTGGAGACCGCTGCAATGATCGAGGATATGAACGTGCCCGGGTTCCGTCTGCATCGGCTCCGCGGGCGTCATAAGAACCGCTGGTCCGTTTGGGTTAACGGGAGTTGGCGGCTGACATTCGAATTCCGTGACGGAAATGCATATGTACTCGACTACGAGGATTATCACTGA
- a CDS encoding HigA family addiction module antitoxin, producing the protein MTMHNPPHPGVFIREVYLEPFGLSARQLASSMGVSPSTLSRVLKGTSGISPEMALRLSKTLGRSPESWLAMQDMHDLWEAKQRVDLGNVRAIPFNAA; encoded by the coding sequence ATGACGATGCACAACCCGCCGCATCCAGGGGTGTTCATTCGCGAGGTCTATCTTGAGCCTTTCGGACTCAGTGCGCGGCAATTGGCCAGCAGCATGGGTGTTTCGCCGTCAACCTTGTCGCGTGTGTTAAAGGGGACGAGTGGAATCAGTCCGGAAATGGCGCTTAGGCTTTCCAAGACGCTGGGGCGCTCCCCGGAGAGTTGGCTTGCCATGCAGGATATGCACGACCTCTGGGAAGCGAAACAGCGTGTCGACCTTGGCAATGTCCGAGCCATACCGTTCAACGCCGCCTGA
- a CDS encoding type II toxin-antitoxin system RelE/ParE family toxin has translation MAYEVKWSPEAVEDVEAIAAWIGRDSPQHAEALVDRLLQVVAALDHNPFRGRVVPEFEDSSYRETFVFSYRVIYRVDPAAVVVIAIVHGKRLLENIPRRE, from the coding sequence ATGGCGTACGAAGTAAAATGGTCACCGGAGGCGGTTGAGGACGTCGAAGCCATTGCTGCGTGGATAGGCAGAGATTCGCCGCAGCACGCCGAGGCCCTCGTTGATCGACTGCTGCAGGTGGTTGCCGCCCTTGACCACAATCCCTTTCGCGGCAGAGTGGTTCCGGAGTTCGAGGACTCCTCTTATCGTGAGACTTTCGTTTTCAGCTACCGGGTGATCTACCGAGTCGATCCAGCCGCTGTCGTTGTGATCGCGATCGTTCATGGCAAGCGCTTACTGGAGAACATTCCACGCAGGGAATAA